One Thermodesulfobium sp. 4217-1 genomic window, CTGCTAAAAGGGCTCTATTGACAAAATAATAAACTTATATAACAATAAACATTGTAATAATTACTGCTAAAAACTAATATTTAGGGGGTAAAAATGTTCAAAAACATGTCTTTGCAAGCCAAGCTAATTTTAGCTTCCACGCTATCATTCGTAGTTATCGGTCTTTTAGTTATTTGTATAGTATCCTTCCAGATGAACAGCTACAATCAAACTATGATGCAAAAAGTTACTATTCTTTCTGACAGAATGATAGACAAGGATGTAGGCGGAATTGAAAATTATGTAAGAGGCTTAACAAAAGACGTTGCAAATACTCAAAGGATCAAGGCAGATATACAGTCAAACAACATGAATGCCCTATCAACCCTCGTAAATTCATTTTTAGATTTAAAAGAAAATCCAGATTTCTTTTGCATAGTTACCGATCAAACTGGCAAAGTAATATATACCACTCTTGGACAAAATTTTGTTGGAACCGATCTTAGCGCTCAACCCCCGATAAAGGCAGCTCTGTCAGGAAAGTCGGGAGCAGGCTTTGAAACTGCAAAACTAGTAAAGCTAGCAATAAGGGCTTATGATCCTATTTACGACGACAGCGGAAAACTTATAGGAACAATACACATAGGCAGAAAGATTTCTGACTCTAATCTATTCGTAGACCAGCTAAAAAAAGATACCGGTTCAGATGTAACCTGGTTTCTGGGAGATGAAAGGGTAGCCACTACTTTTGAAGACATTAAAGTAGGCACGAAACAAGAGAGTCAGAAAATAATAGAAGAAGTCTTGAAAAAGGGCGAAAGTCCTATTGTAAAAACTGAACATGGCGGCAAGAGCTACCTTACACGCTTTGGGCCCATTAAGGATACAAGCGGTAATATAATAGGTATGAATTCTACTTCAATAAACACTGCAGAATACGATAATTATTTTAGAAATATAGTTCTGTCGTTAATTGGCGCAATAATTTTAGTATGTATCGTCTTGATAGGCATTTTCTTCGCTTTTATAAAGAGATCTATAGCAAAGCCTATCAACTCTCTTACCAAGGGCATAGAGGATCTTTCTACTGGCGACTTTACGCTTAAGCTCCCTGAGATGAACAAAGACGAGCTGGGAAGGATAAAGGATGCCACAGAAAAGTTAAGGCTTTATCTGGTAGAGATACTGTCAAAGATAAACGTAATACAAAGCGAAATACATTCGTCTAGTAAGGATATGCTGGTATCTTCGAACTCTTCCAAGCTCGCAGCAGGAGAAAGCAAGAAGGCAAGCGAGAATATGGCAGATGCAGCTACCAATCTGTCTCAGAGCGCTCAGGAAATATCAAATCAGGTTCAGCAGCTTCTGAGTGCAATAGACTCTATCGCATCAGGTTCTGAGTCACTGGCAAAGAGCGCCACAAACCTGTCAGAAAAGACAGGCGCAATAGCTGACAGATCTGAGCAGATTGCAACAGATGCAAAGGCAGTAGACGATCTTACCAACAACGTAAATAAGGACGCAAGAGAGGGCGCAAAGATAATTCAGGAGACACAAAACACTATGAACGCTATAGTCAATTCTGTAGAGAATCTCTCAAGCGTGATGAACGGCCTCAAAGAGAGGTCTCTTGAAATAGGCAAGATTGTGGACGTGATATCAGGAATAGCAGAGCAGACAAATCTACTTGCCCTAAACGCAGCAATTGAGGCAGCAAGGGCTGGAGATGCGGGAAGAGGCTTTGCAGTGGTAGCTGACGAGGTTAGAAAATTAGCTGAAGAGTCACAAAGAGCAGCAGTTGAAATTGGAAATATGATAAATCAGACGATAAAAGAGACAGAGAAGGCTGCAAGCTCCATGAACGAAACGAAAGAAGGCGTCCTAAGAGGATCGTCAATGAGCGATAGAACAAGCGAGGCATTTAAGAATATATTAAACGCAATAGAGAGACTCTCTGAAAAGATAGATATGACAACACAAAATATAACTACTATTACCAAGGGAGTACAGGAAATTGAAACAGAGGTATCAAACCTTGCAGCACTTTCAGAAGAAAACAGCGCATCAAGCGAAGAGATGGCGGCAGCGGCCAAAGAGATATCCACAAACGTAGAAGGAATTGCAGCTACCAGCGAAGAGATGGCGGCATCCAGCGAAGAGGTGGCGGCATCTGCTCAGGAGAGCGAAACAATGGCAGAGCAAATTGACACCGAAGTAAATAAGCTGACTGAAAGAGCAAAAGAATTAAAGAGCGAGTTAGACAGGTATAAGTTTTAATTAAAGATACTATTGCCACGAGACAAAATACTTGTCTCGTGGCAATTTTTTACTTTGGAACGAATTCCTTACAAGCCTTTCTTGATGGAAGAAAAATTCTGTCATTCTTCATACAAAGTCCCGCATCTGCCCTAGTGCTGCCGTATGCAGAGCTCAATACAGTAAAGCCTGGAAAGGTTTTCTCAAATTTCCCAGGATCGTTCATAAAAAAAGAACACTTGGAACAATTTTGCAAACTTTTCATTATTTTAAAACGCTCCAGAAACCATAAAACACCTGTGTAGACATAAACCATCCAAGGAACACGTTTACCACAACTCCTATTGAAAATGCAGCAGTGGCAGCCCATCCAACCGACTTAAGATCCTTGAATCTGGTAGTCAGACCTATGCTTGCAAAACAAAATATAAAGGTCCATGTTCTAAGAGAAGAAATAGGAGCTATCAAGTTAGGGTTAACGTTCTTAGCGAACTCTGCAGCCGAATATCCTGATGTAACCAAAGTCATTATGATAGATGCCACAAAAAACCCTATAACGAACTTCGGAAAGCGCCACCATATCTCCATTGGAGAAGGGGCTACTCCACACTCTTCCTTTTCCCACTTCATACATGCTATAAGTGCAAAAACAAATGACCAGATACCTATCCACATATCTCTACCTATAACCTTCATCAAGGTAAAGGCATGTAGAGCCGAAGTTTCATTACCAACCATGTGACCATAGGATACTGCAGCAGCAAAGCCCGCTGCATCAGCAAACTCCGAAGTTCCAATCCATGCGCCCGCAACACCAGCAGGTAAACCAAGCGCCTTCGATACAAATGGAAGCACGATGATCATTATCAATGCAGCTATAACAACCAAAGTGACCGTAGAGTAAAGGTGTTCCTTCTTCGCTCCAACTGCACTAGCTCCAGCCATAGCGGCCGAGAC contains:
- a CDS encoding methyl-accepting chemotaxis protein, which produces MFKNMSLQAKLILASTLSFVVIGLLVICIVSFQMNSYNQTMMQKVTILSDRMIDKDVGGIENYVRGLTKDVANTQRIKADIQSNNMNALSTLVNSFLDLKENPDFFCIVTDQTGKVIYTTLGQNFVGTDLSAQPPIKAALSGKSGAGFETAKLVKLAIRAYDPIYDDSGKLIGTIHIGRKISDSNLFVDQLKKDTGSDVTWFLGDERVATTFEDIKVGTKQESQKIIEEVLKKGESPIVKTEHGGKSYLTRFGPIKDTSGNIIGMNSTSINTAEYDNYFRNIVLSLIGAIILVCIVLIGIFFAFIKRSIAKPINSLTKGIEDLSTGDFTLKLPEMNKDELGRIKDATEKLRLYLVEILSKINVIQSEIHSSSKDMLVSSNSSKLAAGESKKASENMADAATNLSQSAQEISNQVQQLLSAIDSIASGSESLAKSATNLSEKTGAIADRSEQIATDAKAVDDLTNNVNKDAREGAKIIQETQNTMNAIVNSVENLSSVMNGLKERSLEIGKIVDVISGIAEQTNLLALNAAIEAARAGDAGRGFAVVADEVRKLAEESQRAAVEIGNMINQTIKETEKAASSMNETKEGVLRGSSMSDRTSEAFKNILNAIERLSEKIDMTTQNITTITKGVQEIETEVSNLAALSEENSASSEEMAAAAKEISTNVEGIAATSEEMAASSEEVAASAQESETMAEQIDTEVNKLTERAKELKSELDRYKF
- a CDS encoding putative sulfate exporter family transporter; this translates as MSNSKDDVVQSAPPKSRWTDLYLKEDWWAIWLGLFVVLAAYFAFTSGSSFVKAIAINPGGLKWDNVGQIFAHLGANAPQYIMQYVFWLIFFTISTAIMGVKPSKFIPSFTLLYIFSIIIFAIGGWKYAQYFNLEPPLVALVLGLLLANVLPIPRWLDDGFRVEYYIKTGIVLLGATFPIALVVSAGPVALTQATVISVITCLTIFFVGTKYFKLDKRFATILGMGGAICGVSAAMAGASAVGAKKEHLYSTVTLVVIAALIMIIVLPFVSKALGLPAGVAGAWIGTSEFADAAGFAAAVSYGHMVGNETSALHAFTLMKVIGRDMWIGIWSFVFALIACMKWEKEECGVAPSPMEIWWRFPKFVIGFFVASIIMTLVTSGYSAAEFAKNVNPNLIAPISSLRTWTFIFCFASIGLTTRFKDLKSVGWAATAAFSIGVVVNVFLGWFMSTQVFYGFWSVLK